One region of Oryza glaberrima chromosome 7, OglaRS2, whole genome shotgun sequence genomic DNA includes:
- the LOC127780210 gene encoding 60 kDa jasmonate-induced protein-like, giving the protein MKSRVASVLVACILMIAAMDQCVAYDTDPLNPAQTWHLPHDVISFDVAHGDFGDLMSRMRAKIIPYCSNRVDGTWVLPQQTYNRKPAGWLMLELTGINKEADKIMIAIRVDNLYIAGFTDRTGRWYVFSNRARFGIIPGATVLRLDDDYFSLVGGYKALGNLLVSRDSTLRALEEMAGFVPSPSEDAGCLARAVAVMAVTFCETSRFMPIMLITRDNWVNGIGLGGAAPLVVQWKTMSCAVLLSVQYNGRWDSQEADFLRRADFGYSRAGILQDIQLLLLPAWCSKQITWLKPRN; this is encoded by the exons ATGAAGTCCCGCGTGGCGAGTGTTCTGGTGGCCTGCATACTGATGATTGCCGCCATGGATCAGTGTGTGGCGTACGACACTGATCCTCTCAATCCAGCACA GACCTGGCACCTTCCACATGACGTGATTTCGTTCGATGTCGCGCACGGCGACTTCGGCGACCTGATGTCGAGGATGCGCGCGAAGATCATTCCGTACTGCAGTAACAGGGTTGACGGCACGTGGGTTCTTCCTCAGCAGACGTACAACCGTAAGCCGGCAGGGTGGCTGATGCTCGAGCTGACAGGCATCAACAAGGAAGCTGACAAGATCATGATTGCGATCCGCGTCGACAACCTCTACATCGCAGGATTCACGGACAGGACGGGGCGCTGGTACGTTTTCTCCAACAGGGCGCGCTTCGGCATCATACCTGGAGCAACGGTGCTGAGGCTGGACGACGACTACTTCAGCTTGGTCGGCGGGTACAAGGCGCTGGGGAACTTGCTAGTCAGCAGGGACTCCACGCTTCGTGCGCTGGAGGAGATGGCCGGATTCGTCCCGTCGCCATCCGAGGACGCCGGCTGCCTCGCCCGCGCCGTTGCGGTCATGGCGGTAACCTTCTGTGAGACCTCACGTTTCATGCCAATCATGCTCATCACCCGCGACAACTGGGTGAACGGCATCGGCCTAGGTGGCGCGGCCCCTCTGGTGGTTCAGTGGAAGACTATGTCATGCGCCGTCCTCCTCAGCGTTCAGTACAACGGCCGCTGGGACAGCCAGGAAGCAGACTTTCTGCGGCGTGCTGACTTCGGGTACAGCCGGGCGGGCATCCTGCAGGACAtccagctgctgctgttgccAGCATGGTGCAGCAAGCAGATAACCTGGCTCAAGCCCCGCAATTGA